A part of Leishmania panamensis strain MHOM/PA/94/PSC-1 chromosome 34 sequence genomic DNA contains:
- a CDS encoding hypothetical protein (TriTrypDB/GeneDB-style sysID: LpmP.34.2800) yields MLHSRRRIAQFRNAVTYLMISLQSRLQRKEMHPEDATAIMESLMRECVDLRQGDMAHLLFRAAIRFRKYGVTITFPFVRYLYESYKRESAKELMRSMAEELKAHDEMKVMAVLAYQFSGQREESVALWESIPKEKITTNDYCAVLEGMGMTGYFKDVVDFAKRVIEDVIAKRKDDIDLNAMVSHAAIASRGSNAALYSVVRLAKDYELTLSDPAVGALVRSRLQESSVTSMAEVYRVEAALCAELNRVSLGMAGDSAVIAKASELMARSHETGDDVMLEKVQHLRRMVEDAIANETMDDLDPLFASSLLRGLGVLGRFEEMRKAFDMLDKAGVVKDHKLYDEMLRWYAHAYNLRDVVALKEEMTRKEVYHTTQTYLNVFRVLGRYYPRLVEKYLTEMRGRGMQVDGSMYPTLVRVFHALSDHAKVEELFREAKQKAAKGATYNMSPALIVQMLRCYPKDIVRSDAIVQDAEQCGLLANEAVQAEVLNHYAMNDRTDAMQAFMARLPHKTANVYCVLLRNATQHRDRTQFNAVLREMEAKQVPLTERLFSVIVTSLAYFQDIEGVRDYVHRALTSNQIHTPLFFADMASAFERLGDVDAVDQCWADLLKSKMTLTMPVYNRFLDVYMTLNNMAKVQEILDTMMKLVPPNPVTATTVVDMLGKMGRLTEMEAILDEMSKSTNAVPTLVTYHQAMNAYAKCGDVAKMETVREKLKREGFHENAVTYNILFEGYGRAKRFEHLLELVEERKERGIPMEEFGYVVLLNTYARARMPTEAEALVDEMVSGSSVVLSSRLLATVASTFSQIGNVEQMQRYISLLLSHPECRLRDVESVYSIYARLRDTVKLQELLDTVKLPKSAFIYNACVSAFARAGEHAKVAFLLAEMERQGFALSRNTSIILSSLLLKAGKLELAQTVLKWKGLTTADVESDSIADASGAATSSSLAHGGTSARLSSDVDEEVNAEAMDLLVRDMEDHMFGNAREDESDESMCR; encoded by the coding sequence ATGCTTCACTCccggcgccgcatcgcccaGTTCCGGAATGCTGTGACATACCTTATGATTTCACTTCAATCGAGGCTGCAGCGCAAAGAGATGCATCCCGAAGACGCCACCGCTATCATGGAGAGTCTCATGCGCGAGTGCGTGGACCTACGTCAGGGTGACATGGCccaccttctctttcgcgCTGCTATTCGGTTTCGCAAGTACGGGGTGACGATCACTTTCCCCTTTGTGAGGTATCTATACGAGTCCTACAAGCGCGAAAGCGCCAAGGAGCTGATGCGCAGCATGGCCGAGGAACTGAAGGCGCACGACGAGATGAAGGTGATGGCGGTACTGGCATATCAATTCAGTGGTCAACGAGAAGAAAGCGTCGCCTTGTGGGAGTCAATCCCGAAAGAGAAGATCACCACAAACGATTACTGCGCCGTTCTGGAGGGCATGGGGATGACAGGTTACTTCAAGGACGTTGTCGACTTTGCCAAGCGAGTGATTGAGGACGTCATCGCAAAGCGGAAGGACGACATCGACCTGAACGCTATGGTATCGCACGCGGCGATTGCGAGTCGTGGCAGCAATGCCGCGCTGTACTCTGTTGTCCGCCTTGCTAAGGACTATGAGCTCACACTCTCCGACCCCGCTGTCGGCGCCCTTGTGCGATCACGGCTTCAGGAAAGCAGCGTGACGTCGATGGCGGAGGTATACAGAGTCGAGGCAGCATTGTGTGCCGAGCTCAACCGTGTATCGCTTGGAATGGCGGGCGACTCGGCTGTCATCGCAAAGGCCAGCGAGCTTATGGCGCGTAGCCATGAAACTGGCGATGACGTGATGCTGGAAaaggtgcagcacctccgccgcaTGGTGGAGGACGCCATCGCGAACGAGACAATGGACGACCTCGACCCCCTCTtcgcgtcgtcgctgcttcGCGGTTTGGGGGTTTTGGGGCGATTTGAAGAGATGCGCAAAGCCTTTGACATGCTCGACAAGGCGGGTGTCGTAAAGGACCACAAACTCTACGATGAGATGCTGAGGTGGTACGCTCACGCGTACAATCTGCGCGACGTCGTCGCCTTGAAGGAGGAAATGACCCGCAAAGAGGTGTATCACACGACGCAAACATACCTAAACGTTTTTCGTGTTCTCGGCCGCTACTATCCCCGACTCGTGGAGAAGTACCTGACGGAGATGCGCGGCAGGGGCATGCAGGTAGACGGCTCCATGTACCCGACGCTGGTACGCGTCTTTCACGCGCTCAGCGACCACgccaaggtggaggagctctTCCGAGAGGCAAAGCAGAAGGCGGCAAAGGGCGCCACGTACAACATGAGCCCAGCGCTCATCGTGCAAATGCTCCGCTGCTATCCAAAGGACATTGTCCGTAGCGATGCGATCGTGCAAGATGCTGAGCAGTGCGGCCTCCTCGCCAACGAGGCAGTGCAAGCAGAGGTACTGAATCACTACGCAATGAATGACCGCACTGACGCGATGCAGGCCTTCATGGCTCGGCTACCGCACAAGACAGCGAATGTGTactgcgtgctgctgcgcaatgCAACGCAGCACCGCGACCGCACGCAGTTCAACGCCGTCTTGAGGGAGATGGAGGCGAAGCAGGTGCCGCTGACTGAGCGCCTCTTCAGTGTCATTGTCACTTCGCTGGCGTACTTCCAGGACATCGAAGGAGTGCGTGACTATGTGCACAGGGCGCTAACGAGCAACCAGATTCACAcgccgctcttctttgccgATATGGCGTCGGCGTTCGAGAGGCTCGGCGACGTGGACGCGGTGGATCAGTGCTGGGCGGACCTCCTCAAAAGTAAAATGACTCTGACGATGCCGGTGTACAACCGCTTTCTGGACGTGTACATGACGCTCAACAACATGGCGAAGGTGCAGGAAATATTAGACACCATGATGAAGCTGGTGCCACCGAATCCAGTGACTGCCACGACGGTCGTGGACATGCTGGGTAAGATGGGGCGACTCACCGAGATGGAGGCGATCCTCGATGAAATGTCCAAGTCGACCAACGCCGTGCCAACGCTGGTCACGTACCATCAGGCGATGAATGCCTACGCAAAGTGTGGGGACGTTGCAAAGATGGAGACGGTGCGCGAAAAGCTAAAGCGTGAAGGCTTTCACGAGAATGCAGTGACGTACAACATTTTGTTCGAGGGCTACGGCCGGGCAAAGCGGTTCGAGCACCTGCTGGAGCTTGTCGAGGAGCGCAAGGAACGTGGGATTCCGATGGAGGAGTTTGGCTACGTTGTGCTGCTCAACACATACGCCCGGGCCCGTATGCCAACCGAGGCCGAGGCACTCGTGGATGAGATggtgagcggcagcagcgttgtCTTGAGCAGTCGGTTGCTTGCCACCGTCGCCTCCACTTTCAGCCAAATTGGCAACGTGGAACAGATGCAGCGGTACATCTCGCTGCTTCTTTCACACCCTGAGTGCCGACTGCGCGATGTGGAGTCGGTGTACAGCATCTACGCGCGCCTGCGAGACACCGTCAAGCTGCAGGAGTTGCTGGACACTGTAAAGCTGCCGAAGTCCGCCTTTATTTACAACGCCTGCGTCAGTGCCTTTGCCCGCGCCGGCGAGCATGCGAAAGTTGCGTTTCTTTTGGCCGAGATGGAGAGGCAGGGGTTTGCCCTGAGTCGCAACACAAGCATCATTCTGAGTAGTTTGCTGCTCAAAGCGGGCAAACTCGAGTTGGCACAAACAGTGCTGAAGTGGAAGGGGCTAACCACGGCAGACGTCGAGTCGGACAGTATCGCGGATGCTAGTGGCGCAGCGACTTCTTCGTCATTAGCGCATGGTGGAACTTCTGCGCGCCTATCGTCAGATGTGGATGAGGAAGTAAACGCTGAAGCAATGGACCTTTTGGTACGAGACATGGAGGACCACATGTTCGGCAACGCTCGCGAAGACGAGAGCGACGAGTCTATGTGCAGGTGA